A DNA window from Leptolyngbya sp. KIOST-1 contains the following coding sequences:
- a CDS encoding M48 family metallopeptidase, producing MAESSEQLQLFPADPGALPDYRIRESVRARHVSIKLHLDGQIEVVVPSGFDHSQVPELLHRRRDWLWRSRQRLAHQTATLAEAHFEDKPGQIELRSRHQTWQVHYQPFPSRTLAMTQSAPQTLLLRGPVEDSAACSELLRQWLSRKARAEFAPWLRELSFVVNLPFSRVSIRGQKTRWASCSSNKNISLNYKLLFLPPELVHYVFVHELCHTVHMNHSAAFWKLVEEKQPNHQQYRDEIRNGWQYVPRWVED from the coding sequence ATGGCTGAATCCTCCGAACAGCTCCAGCTTTTTCCCGCTGACCCGGGGGCGCTGCCCGACTACCGAATTCGAGAGAGCGTTCGCGCCCGCCATGTCTCCATCAAGCTACACCTCGATGGTCAGATCGAGGTCGTCGTTCCCAGCGGCTTTGACCACAGCCAGGTGCCGGAACTGCTGCACCGCCGCCGGGACTGGCTGTGGCGATCGCGCCAGCGGCTGGCTCACCAAACCGCCACCCTGGCCGAAGCCCACTTTGAGGACAAACCAGGGCAAATTGAGCTGCGATCGCGCCACCAGACCTGGCAGGTTCACTACCAGCCCTTCCCCTCGCGCACCCTGGCCATGACCCAGAGCGCACCCCAAACCCTGCTGCTGCGCGGCCCGGTCGAAGATAGCGCCGCCTGCAGCGAACTGCTGCGCCAGTGGCTGAGCCGCAAAGCCCGAGCCGAGTTTGCCCCCTGGTTGCGCGAGCTAAGTTTTGTGGTCAACCTGCCCTTTAGCCGGGTTTCCATCCGGGGCCAAAAGACCCGTTGGGCCAGCTGTTCCTCCAACAAAAATATCAGCCTCAATTACAAGCTGCTGTTTTTGCCGCCGGAGTTGGTGCACTACGTCTTTGTCCACGAGCTGTGCCACACGGTGCATATGAACCATTCCGCCGCGTTTTGGAAACTGGTAGAGGAAAAGCAGCCCAATCACCAGCAGTACCGCGATGAAATTCGCAACGGCTGGCAGTACGTGCCCCGCTGGGTAGAAGACTGA
- a CDS encoding NUDIX hydrolase, protein MTPKPEVAIAILYQGDRFLLQLRDDLESIAWPGHWAFFGGHIEPDEDPDTAVYRELLEEIGYAAPRLERFTRSESETVVRHVYHGPLVMPVERLVLTEGLDLALWSVEDIHRGRRYSARAQEERPIGPPHQQLLLSFLEHRRIEQAI, encoded by the coding sequence ATGACCCCTAAGCCTGAGGTGGCGATCGCAATTCTCTATCAGGGCGATCGCTTTTTGCTCCAACTGCGCGACGACCTGGAGTCCATTGCCTGGCCGGGGCACTGGGCCTTCTTTGGCGGCCACATCGAACCCGATGAGGATCCCGATACGGCGGTCTACCGCGAACTGCTGGAGGAGATTGGCTATGCCGCCCCACGGCTGGAGCGGTTTACGCGATCGGAATCTGAGACCGTGGTGCGCCACGTGTACCACGGGCCGCTGGTGATGCCGGTAGAGCGCCTGGTGCTGACAGAGGGCCTGGACTTGGCGCTGTGGAGCGTGGAGGATATTCATCGGGGTCGACGCTACTCGGCACGCGCCCAGGAAGAGCGCCCGATTGGGCCACCGCACCAGCAACTTTTGCTCTCTTTTCTGGAGCACCGTAGGATAGAACAGGCTATCTAA